Proteins from one Podospora pseudoanserina strain CBS 124.78 chromosome 1, whole genome shotgun sequence genomic window:
- a CDS encoding hypothetical protein (EggNog:ENOG503NVSH; COG:O): protein MAILRGFLLGLGLALAGVVQGHDDGSQWVDLWASMPQEVEPHNLPPAPFTGEDSIYTNTTIRQTIHLTQPAPHIRLYLSNEFGGPSADLHISAVTIALPLNGTAGSPSVQPRTLRQVTFSGGSKSFTIPNGAIAISDPIRNLNVKAETNLAVTIYIQQGQQGKRISGHPGSRTSSWFINGDHTKAVDLPSEAVRVDRWFILSAVEGWVDKKRTLGSLVIIGDSITDGRGSTTNGNDRWPDQLLRRLESQRRGGSGMSVINQAAGGNRVLADGLGPNALGRIARDVLAHNGVKYVVLFEGVNDLGTAAEGDLVKTGDRLIQAYEQIITRLHGRGIAVFGATITPMSGPGQAYGEPRREEQRVRVNRWIRTSGRFDAVIDFDKAVRDPKNETRLRPEYDTGDYLHLNPTGYKAMAEAVDLRLFERFRDGVSSIV, encoded by the exons ATGGCAATTCTCCGGGgtttcctcctcggcctcggcctcgctcTCGCCGGTGTTGTTCAgggccatgatgatggcagtCAGTGGGTCGATCTATGGGCTTCGATGCCTCAGGAGGTAGAACCGCATAATCTGCCGCCTGCGCCGTTT ACCGGCGAGGACTCCAtctacaccaacaccaccatccgccaaaccatccacctcacccaacccgccccccACATCCGCCTCTACCTCTCCAACGAATTCGGCGGCCCCTCTGCCGATCTCCACATCTCCGCCGTCAccatcgccctccccctcaacggCACGGCCGGCTCCCCCTCCGTCCAGCCCAGAACTCTCCGCCAAGTCACCTTCTCGGGCGGAAGCAAAtccttcaccatccccaacggTGCCATCGCCATCTCGGACCCCATCAGAAACCTCAACGTCAAAGCCGAGACCAACCTCGCCGTCACAATCTACATCCAGCAAGGCCAGCAAGGCAAGCGAATCTCCGGCCACCCAGGCAGCCGAACAAGCAGCTGGTTCATCAACGGCGACCACACCAAAGCAGTCGACTTGCCATCCGAGGCGGTGAGGGTAGACCGGTGGTTCATCCTCTCCGCGGTCGAAGGCTGGGTagacaagaaaagaaccCTCGGGAGCCTGGTCATCATCGGCGACAGCATCACCGACGGCCGCGGCTCAACCACAAACGGCAACGACCGTTGGCCCGACCAACTCCTCCGCCGGCTCGAATCCCAACGTCGCGGCGGTTCAGGAATGAGCGTCATCAACCAAGCCGCCGGAGGCAACAGGGTCCTAGCCGACGGGCTCGGACCCAACGCGCTGGGCCGGATAGCAAGGGACGTCCTCGCTCACAACGGAGTAAAATACGTTGTCCTTTTCGAGGGCGTCAACGACCTTGGCACCGCTGCCGAAGGCGACCTAGTCAAGACAGGGGATCGTCTCATTCAAGCTTATGAGCAGATCATCACCCGGCTTCACGGGCGTGGGATTGCCGTGTTTGGGGCGACGATCACGCCCATGAGCGGGCCGGGCCAGGCGTATGGGGAaccgaggagggaggagcagagggtgagggtgaatAGGTGGATTAGGACCAGCGGGAGGTTCGACGCGGTGATTGACTTTGACAAGGCGGTGAGGGATCCGAAGAATGAGACGCGGCTGAGACCAGAGTATGACACGGGGGATTACCTTCACTTGAACCCGACGGGGTACAAGGCCATGGCCGAGGCGGTCGATTTGAGGTTGTTTGAGAGGTTCAGGGATGGGGTGTCGAGTATTGTTTAG
- the ERB1 gene encoding Ribosome biogenesis protein erb1 (BUSCO:EOG092612LP; EggNog:ENOG503NU5U; COG:A), whose translation MKSKPVEKKRKARDEESDSESDDELANGLFDGVLEASEDEEDYIPSDEIDDVDSESEVSEGSEDAEEEEEEGDDDALLSDDIPSDDEMGKLSKDAEELEITEPGVDPKPKHQEEEDRNYKVVKDANGGERYVYDEIDPVYDSDDSDAQGPVNTIGNIPLSFYDSYPHIGYDINGKKIMRPATGDALQSLLDTIEVPKGWTGLTDVNTGNPLNLTQEELELVRRVQHGLVPDEGYDPYPDTVEWFTSKQETMPLSAAPEPKRRFLPSKNEAKQVMKLVRAIREGRILPYKPPEEREREEEEKEEVQFDIWQDEEPAAPNPMHIPAPKLPPPGYEMSYNPPEEYLPTKEEREEWEKTDPEDREKEFLPQKFNSLRKVPAWGTLVKERFERCMDLYLAPRVRKNRLNIDPNSLLPKLPSPAELKPFPTVVQTIFRGHEGTVRSVAIDPTGVALATGGSDGTVRVWELLTGRQVWSVKLSSEDPVYTVRWRPTKDAFVLAASAGEDVFLMVPPHSSVTPTLDQASRDVLAAGFGYATNGQQPATAPGKEPAGKWARPGTKLEDAGVLVRVTVRSAVKVITWHRRGDHFATVSPEGQRSSVAIHTLSKHLTQIPFRKLHGLAQTVVFHPLKPLFFVATMRTVRCYDLQKVELVKIVQPGAKWISSLDIHSGGDHLIVGSYDRRLLWHDLDLSNRPHKTMRFHPKAIRAVRFHKGGLPLFADASDDGTLQIFYGKVPNDQLESPTIVPVKQLKGHKVVNQVGVVDIDWHPREPWCVSAGADGTARLWM comes from the exons ATGAAGTCAAAACCGGTAGAAAAGAAGCGCAAGGCGAGGGACGAGGAATCCGACTCGGAGTCTGACGACGAGCTCGCAAATGGTCTTTTCGACGGTGTTTTGGAGGCCagcgaagatgaggaggattaCATTCCGTCCGACGAAATCGACGATGTCGACAGCGAAAGCGAGGTCAGCGAAGGTAGCGaggacgccgaggaggaggaggaagagggggatgacGATGCGCTCTTGAGCGACGACATTCCGTCAGATGATGAAATGGGGAAGCTCAgcaaggatgccgaggaacTTGAAATTACGGAACCGGGCGTTGACCCAAAGCCAAAGcaccaagaggaggaggatcgcAATTACAAAGTTGTGAAGGACGCCAATGGTGGAGAGAGATATGTCTACGA TGAAATCGACCCAGTCTACGATTCCGACGATTCAGATGCCCAAGGCCCCGTTAACACGATAGGAAACATCCCCCTCAGCTTCTACGACAGCTACCCACACATCGGCTACGACATCAATGGCAAGAAGATTATGCGCCCAGCCACTGGCGATGCGCTGCAAAGTCTTCTCGATACCATTGAGGTCCCCAAGGGCTGGACTGGTTTGACCGACGTCAACACCGGAAACCCGCTCAATCTTACacaggaggagctggagctggtccGTCGTGTCCAGCATGGTCTTGTTCCTGACGAGGGTTATGACCCATATCCCGATACCGTCGAATGGTTTACTTCCAAGCAAGAAACGATGC CCCTCAGCGCGGCCCCCGAACCCAAGAGGCGCTTCTTGCCATCCAAGAACGAGGCTAAGCAGGTGATGAAATTGGTCCGCGCCATTCGCGAAGGCAGAATCCTTCCTTACAAGCCTCCTGAGGAGCGTgaaagagaggaggaagagaaggaggaggttcaGTTCGATATTTGGCAAGATGAGGAGCCAGCGGCACCAAATCCTATGCACATTCCTGCGCCTAAGCTCCCACCTCCTGGCTATGAAATGAGTTACAATCCTCCTGAGGAATACTTGCC AACAAAGGAAGAACGCGAAGAGTGGGAGAAGACTGACCCCGAGGACCGCGAGAAGGAGTTCCTCCCTCAAAAGTTCAACTCTCTTCGCAAGGTACCTGCGTGGGGCACTTTGGTCAAGGAGAGATTCGAACGGTGCATGGACCTTTATCTTGCTCCCCGTGTGCGGAAAAACAGGCTCAACATTGACCCCAACTCGCTTCTTCCCAAGCTTCCTTCGCCTGCTGAGTTGAAGCCATTCCCTACCGTTGTCCAGACCATCTTCCGCGGCCACGAGGGCACGGTAAGAAGTGTCGCGATTGACCCT ACCGGTGTGGCTTTGGCTACAGGCGGCAGTGACGGCACTGTGCGCGTATGGGAGTTGTTGACCGGCCGGCAAGTATGGTCTGTGAAGTTGAGCAGTGAAGACCCAGTCTATACCGTCCGCTGGAGACCAACCAAGGATGCCTTTGTCCTTGCTGCTTCTGCGGGTGAGGATGTCTTCTTGATGGTTCCGCCACACTCGAGCGTCACGCCTACACTTGACCAGGCAAGCCGTGATGTTCTCGCTGCTGGCTTCGGCTACGCAACCAACGGTCAACAACCAGCCACAGCTCCCGGTAAGGAGCCTGCTGGCAAGTGGGCCAGACCTGGCACCAAGCTTGAAGACGCAGGTGTTCTTGTCAGGGTCACAGTCAGGTCCGCTGTCAAGGTCATTACCTGGCACAGAAGAGGCGATCACTTTGCAACAGTGTCCCCCGAGGGCCAGCGCAGCTCTGTGGCGATTCACACCTTGTCCAAGCACCTTACCCAGATTCCTTTCCGGAAACTCCACGGTCTTGCACAGACTGTGGTGTTCCACCCGCTAAAGCCACTCTTCTTCGTTGCGACGATGCGCACAGTGCGGTGCTATGATCTTCAGAAGGTGGAGTTGGTCAAAATTGTCCAGCCTGGTGCTAAATG GATCTCGTCACTTGACATTCACTCTGGCGGCGATCACTTGATTGTCGGCAGTTACGATAGGCGGTTGCTCTGGCACGACCTTGACTTGTCCAACCGGCCACACAAGACAATGAGATTCCATCCAAAGGCCATCCGCGCCGTGCGGTTCCACAAGGGCGGACTTCCGTTGTTTGCAGACGCCAGTGACGACGGCACGTTGCAGATCTTTTATGGCAAGGTGCCCAATGACCAGCTTGAAAGCCCTACAATCGTGCCAGTCAAGCAACTCAAGGGCCACAAGGTTGTCAACCAAGTGGGTGTCGTGGATATCGACTGGCACCCGAGAGAACCGTGGTGTGTGTCTGCCGGAGCGGATGGAACGGCAAGGTTGTGGATGTAA
- a CDS encoding hypothetical protein (COG:S; EggNog:ENOG503P6N5) — translation MSTNTARKAGEQPKRRACDECRGRKLACSKEIDGCARCKREGIKCVYSPQKPMGRPRKRAHVKIDATENTETNAQKDKPNVVTAETAPALPALTANITPIPPFNPDDFALPEFDPTLAMDLDFSFLDMSNADLNFIDIIDPSTQFPPNQYLPTDPLPQHLNPLPPIEPINKTPVSEPPGQFFAFGTDLGQIDFNSSACQQPPTSQAPEISQEDVAKIFSIPNNIPTIPDDCSIPSLSPGGSSSSSSSSPSADPHSNDPPTCSCLASLYLAMESVKVLPKSISRAMRITRAASRTAHDSILCKVCSDVPLFNPDNPGTLAKPPMVSLQSLMMLGALLPSLSNAYMRILTMVDQEAAAADRERRKIVFTLSEYGGLWGTLAEQEPYQCGAAEKLEGRVMEAGLWRLTVRALLKIDVYGVQDVECRDVRILGLKDIIGMMEERSRRRHRLMDELVERGPTCLRIIDIAKRSMEELIIP, via the exons ATGAGCACAAACACTGCCCGCAAGGCCGGCGAACAGCCAAAGCGTCGTGCCTGCGACGAATGCC GAGGCCGAAAGCTCGCCTGTTCCAAAGAAATCGATGGATGCGCTCGATGCAAGCGCGAAGGCATCAAATGCGTCTACTCGCCTCAGAAACCCATGGGAAGGCCGAGAAAACGAGCACATGTTAAGATTGACGCCACTGAAAACACTGAAACCAATGCTCAGAAAGACAAGCCAAATGTCGTTACCGCAGAGACTGCACCAGCCCTCCCGGCCCTCACGGCGAACATCACCCCTATTCCACCTTTCAACCCCGACGACTTTGCACTTCCAGAGTTCGACCCAACCCTCGCCATGGATCTcgacttctccttcctcgacatGAGCAACGCCGACCTCAACTTCATAGACATCATCGACCCCTCCACTCAATTCCCACCCAACCAGTACCTCCCCACTgaccctctcccacaacaCCTCAACCCATTACCCCCCATCGAGCCCATCAACAAAACCCCTGTATCCGAGCCCCCAGGACAGTTCTTCGCCTTCGGCACCGACCTCGGACAGATCGATTTCAATTCTTCCGcctgccaacaaccccccaccagccAAGCACCCGAGATCTCCCAAGAAGACGTCGCCAAAatcttctccatccccaacaacatccccaccatccccgacGATTGTTCCATCCCCAGTCTTTCCCCGGGAGGgagctcttcctcatcctcctcctcccccagcgcCGACCCTCATTCCAACGACCCCCCAACATGCAGCTGCCTAGCCTCGCTGTACCTAGCAATGGAATCAGTAAAAGTCCTCCCCAAATCCATCTCCCGCGCCATGCGCATCACCCGAGCGGCCTCCCGAACAGCCCACGACTCCATCCTCTGCAAAGTCTGCAGCGACGTCCCCTTGTTCAACCCGGATAACCCGGGCACGTTGGCCAAGCCGCCGATGGTGTCGCTTCAGTCGCTCATGATGCTCGGGGCTCTGCTTCCATCCCTCTCGAACGCGTACATGAGGATATTGACAATGGTTGATCaggaagctgctgctgctgacagGGAAAGGCGGAAGATTGTGTTTACGCTTTCCGAGTatgggggtttgtgggggaCGTTGGCCGAGCAGGAGCCCTACCAGTGcggggcggcggagaagctggaggggagggtgatggaggcggggttgtggaggttgaCGGTTAGGGCACTGCTCAAGATTGATGTTTATGGGGTGCAGGATGTGGAATGTAGGGATGTGAGGATattggggttgaaggatattattgggatgatggaggagaggtcgaggaggaggcataGGTTGATGGATGAGTTGGTCgaacggggg CCGACTTGTTTGAGGATTATTGATATTGCTAAGAGGAGTATGGAGGAGTTGATTATTCCTtag
- the ERV29 gene encoding ER-derived vesicles protein erv29 (COG:U; EggNog:ENOG503NVZT), translating into MAQLRGQGSYGIGAPAPFGGDIDQRVEQSPLDTIRQQTSKIEDLLDTLSEPIKPFLPAIGRFLIVVTFIEDALRIITQWNDQLLYLHDYRHIPSGLTHLFLIANVIVMAICSTLVIIRRHSEYAVCGLMGVVVTQALGYGLIFDLNFFLRNLSVMGGLLMVLSDSWVRKTKAFAGLPQLEEKDRKMYFQLAGRVLLIFLFIGFVFSGEWSVLRIIVSLLGLAACVMVVVGFKAKFSATLLVVILSVFNVIVNNFWTLHEHHPHKDFAKYDFFQILSIVGGLLLLVNSGPGQFSIDEKKKVY; encoded by the exons ATGGCGCAATTGCGAGGACAGGGCAGCTACGGCATCGGCGCGCCGGCGCCCTTTGGCGGAGACATCGATCAGAGGGTGGAACAGAGTCCTCTGGACACCATCCGCCAGCAAACCAGCAAGATTGAGGATCTTTTGGATACCCTCAGCGAGCCTATCAAGCC CTTCCTTCCCGCCATTGGCCgcttcctcatcgtcgtgACCTTTATCGAAGACGCTCTCAGAATAATAACACAATGGAACGACCAGCTTCTTTACCTCCATGACTACCGTCACA TTCCCTCCGGTCTCACCCACCTCTTCCTGATCGCCAACGTTATCGTCATGGCCATCTGCTCAaccctcgtcatcatccgccgGCATTCCGAGTACGCCGTCTGCGGTCTTATGGGTGTAGTTGTCACGCAGGCTCTCGGGTACGGTCTCATCTTTGACCTCAACTTCTTCCTGCGTAACCTGTCGGTCATGGGTGGTCTCCTGATGGTTCTCTCCGACTCGTGGGTGCGCAAGACCAAGGCCTTTGCCGGACTTCCCCagctcgaggagaaggaccGCAAGATGTACTTCCAGCTCGCCGGTCGTGTTCtgctcatcttcctcttcatcggcTTCGTTTTCTCTGGCGAGTGGTCCGTTCTCCGCATCATTGTCAGCTTGTTGGGCCTGGCCGCCTGCgtgatggttgttgttggtttcaAGGCCAAGTTCAGCGCCACCTTGTTGGTCGTCATTCTCAGCGTGTTCAACGTGATTGTGAACAACTTCTGGACT CTTCACGagcaccacccccacaaGGACTTCGCCAAGTACGATTTCTTCCAGATTCTCTCCATTGTCGGTGgtctcctcctgctggtCAACAGCGGCCCCGGCCAGTTCAGCAtcgacgagaagaagaaagtgTACTAG
- a CDS encoding hypothetical protein (COG:S; EggNog:ENOG503P355) gives MVSLHTLSLLAAFSTTAMAQLTYLSTSSVVPTPTPTASDLSSTSTPPATRTIAVGLEGHAFTPKETTANVGDIIKFNFYPGGHRVSRAEFGFPCIPYEYVNGNTEGFWTGVFNPQAILNPPPSYEVRVNDTLPIFFYCAAPNSCTDWQMIGVINPNSTATFDAQLALASQAKLQLEPGEPFPTESAKNGPTASPVPSGDSDNDNGGGGLAPGAIAGIAIGAAAVVVLAAVLLYLCGRRGGFDKAYRKSFAGTGRGNSMAEAASYNPKSPGGGGTVPGFGDGGGYGQFGQHGSPVVGGGGGYHAGMGSSPPGSAHPGYVSQQHTGLSEGSYGLGHRSAHASPQPGYLPPFGYTPPPPPVPVPVQAPAELDSGGGQGVTGSPPPRYPEGDTWGRK, from the exons ATGGTTTCATTACATACTCTCAGCCTTTTGGCTGCGTTCTCAACCACAGCAATGGCTCAGTTGACCTATTTGAGCACATCATCAGTCGTCCCAACCCCGACACCAACAGCTTCCGATCTGTCTTCgacttcaacccccccagcaacaagaacaaTAGCTGTCGGTCTTGAGGGGCACGCCTTTACACCAAAGGAAACAACAGCCAATGTTGGGGATATCATCA AGTTCAACTTCTACCCCGGCGGCCACCGCGTCTCCCGAGCAGAATTCGGCTTCCCGTGCATACCCTACGAATACGTAAACGGAAACACGGAAGGGTTCTGGACGGGGGTGTTTAATCCGCAGGCTATTCTCAATCCG CCCCCCTCCTACGAAGTCCGCGTAAACGACACCCTCCCCATATTCTTCTACTGCGCCGCTCCAAACTCTTGCACCGACTGGCAGATGATCGGAGTCATAAACCCGAATTCCACGGCCACGTTTGACGCCCAGCTTGCTCTGGCCAGTCAGGCTAAGCTCCAGTTGGAGCCGGGGGAGCCGTTTCCTACCGAGAGTGCTAAGAATGGTCCGACGGCGAGTCCTGTTCCTAGTGGCGATAGCGACAACGacaatgggggaggggggctggCGCCGGGAGCGATAGCGGGGATTGCGATTGGGGCCGCGGCGGTTGTGGTACTGGCGGCCGTGTTGCTGTACTtgtgtgggaggaggggtgggtttgatAAGGCTTATCGGAAGAGCTTTGctgggacggggagggggaataGTATGGCTGAGGCTGCCAGTTATAACCCAAAGAGTCCGGGGGGGGGCGGTACCGTTCctgggtttggtgatggggggggtTATGGGCAGTTTGGACAACATGGGAGTCCGGTTgtcggtggagggggaggatacCATGCTGGGATGGGGAGCAGCCCGCCGGGGAGTGCGCACCCGGGGTATGTCAGTCAGCAGCATACGGGGCTTAGTGAGGGGAGTTATGGGCTTGGGCATCG TTCTGCGCATGCGAGTCCGCAGCCGGGGTATCTACCTCCTTTTGGATAtacaccgccgccgccgccggtgccggtgccggtgcagGCGCCTGCTGAGTTGGATAGTGGCGGTGGCCAGGGGGTGACGGGGAGCCCGCCGCCGAGGTATCCTGAGGGAGATACTTGGGGGAGGAAGTAA
- the ALG6 gene encoding Glucosyltransferase-like protein (CAZy:GT57; COG:E; COG:G; BUSCO:EOG09260NZ8; EggNog:ENOG503NVFW) has translation MTDCCQRHQKVPETRTWTSFLVEITTDSAIMAGHTPSPHKPRRKAKGAGGPSNLGHSISVESSGRAPSFPLAAFFWPARGSASQWEILPIILMVVGLFRWAASLWGYSGFQKPPMFGDYEAQRHWMEITTHLPITQWYFHDLQWWGLDYPPLTAYHSWLCGKIGSLIDPSWFALYKSRGVHDPNLKIFMRGTVIVSEYLIYIPAVVIFVRRFSRLSGVTSWSASISLTAILMQPGNILIDHIHFQYNTVMLGFVVASMSSMLAGRYLWSAVFFVAALGFKQMALYYAFPVFAFLLGSCFSPKINVLRFIRIALVTVIAFAILLLPFVLGAYKEWKQGIRSKPAPLPLFQGLAAYLDPKAFYYPIVEQLVQMVHRVFPFARGLFEDKVANFWCALNVVVKIKHLPAELLQRMSLIATLASIIPPNLILLVRPRKDLLPLAFATTAWGFFLFSYQVHEKSVLLPLAPMTLLLAGSQGLSKEIRAWVGFANILGCWTMFPLLQRVDLRVPYAVLTLLWAYLLGLPPTSLSVYTLDGQASFKKIVTALIHGAFYLAMAMWHVLELNLQPPSDKPDLWVVANVGVGAAGFALCYLWCFSRLVLQSDILPQALAGKRSKAKTN, from the exons ATGACAGATTGCTGTCAGCGGCACCAAAAAGTTCCAGAGACGCGCACTTGgacttcttttcttgttgaaATCACCACAGACTCGGCGATCATGGCAGGACACACGCCATCACCTCACAAGCCAAGGCGAAAGGCCAAAGGAGCTGGCGGGCCCAGCAACCTCGGCCACTCGATCTCTGTCGAATCCTCAGGACGCGCCCCATCGTTCCCCCTCGCAGCTTTCTTCTGGCCCGCCAGGGGCTCTGCGTCGCAATGGGAGATACTCCCCATAATCTTGATGGTCGTTGGTCTTTTTAGGTGGGCGGCTAGTCTTTGGGGGTATTCTG GCTTCCAGAAACCACCCATGTTCGGCGACTACGAGGCACAGAGGCACTGGATGGAAATTACAACACACCTACCCATCACGCAATGGTACTTTCACGATTTGCAATGGTGGGGTCTCGATTACCCACCATTGACGGCCTATCACAGCTGGCTCTGCGGCAAGATCGGTTCGCTCATTGATCCTTCGTGGTTCGCCCTCTACAAGTCCCGCGGTGTACATGATCCAAACCTGAAGATATTCATGAGGGGGACTGTGATAGTGTCTGAATACCTGATCTACATCCCCgccgtcgtcatcttcgtccgTCGTTTCAGCAGGCTAAGCGGCGTTACGAGCTGGTCGGCTTCGATTTCTctcaccgccatcctcatGCAACCGGGGAACATCCTGATCGATCATATCCACTTTCAGTACAATACCGTTATGCTTGGATTTGTGGTGGCGAGCATGTCGAGCATGCTTGCTGGTCGATACTTGTGGTCTGCGGTTTTCTTCGTTGCTGCTCTTGGGTTCAAGCAGATGGCGCTCTACTACGCTTTCCCGGTGTTTGCATTCCTTCTTGGGAGCTGCTTCTCTCCCAAGATCAACGTGTTACGGTTCATCAGGATTGCGCTGGTTACGGTTATTGCTTTCGCTATTCTGCTTTTGCCTTTCGTCCTCGGTGCCTACAAGGAGTGGAAGCAGGGCATTCGGTCAAAGCCAGCACCACTACCATTGTTCCAGGGATTGGCAGCTTATCTTGACCCCAAGGCGTTTTACTACCCCATCGTGGAGCAGCTCGTTCAGATGGTCCACCGGGTCTTTCCCTTTGCCCGCGGTTTGTTTGAGGACAAGGTTGCCAACTTTTGGTGTGCTTTGAACGTGGTAGTCAAGATCAAGCACCTTCCGGCCGAGTTGCTTCAGCGCATGTCGTTGATTGCGACCCTCGCTTCCATCATTCCACCCAACCTGATCCTTCTGGTCCGGCCGAGAAAGgatctcctccctctggccTTCGCAACAACCGCTTGGGGTTTTTTCCTGTTCAGCTATCAGGTTCACGAAAAGAGCGTCTTGCTTCCGTTGGCACCAATGACACTATTGCTGGCGGGAAGCCAGGGACTGAGCAAGGAAATCAGGGCCTGGGTTGGTTTCGCCAACATTCTGGGCTGCTGGACCATGTTCCCTCTTTTGCAGAGGGTCGACTTGCGCGTGCCATACGCTGTACTGACGCTGCTCTGGGCCTACCTTCTTGGATTACCGCCAACTTCGCTCAGCGTCTACACTCTGGACGGTCAAGCATCTTTCAAGAAGATCGTCACCGCTTTGATTCATGGAGCCTTCTACCTGGCCATGGCAATGTGGCATGTGCTCGAACTTAACTTACAGCCGCCTTCGGACAAGCCAGACTTGTGGGTTGTGGCTAACGTAGGTGTAGGAGCTGCTGGCTTCGCCCTGTGCTATCTATGGTGCTTTAGCAGACTGGTGTTGCAGAGTGACATTTTGCCCCAGGCCTTGGCGGGCAAGAGGAGCAAGGCCAAAACAAACTAG
- a CDS encoding hypothetical protein (COG:S; EggNog:ENOG503NW8A), which yields MPYPFTLPTTSSFSFSSSFTCESHPSLPLNASTHRGVVRDTLKKFKRLPPIPNPRPLLPHLLPPLLPPLPLRPRRWPHPPPLPPPPRRNNRNAPHRPQIQWRPTLSSLPPSPAVSPPPENHLPRIRPLLYPHHPRRSPHPPIPPPPPPPLPNHHRPRRNHPAPNRHLLRYQIPPRRSLHIRLPIHPLRISFLASPSNDISPPTIRALRSLALAEATLLAVLKDDPYPAIVLQQRNENDTEWMYKSPDIPKVRAHLFARLCLAAAEHASQAYALVNSHKINADFIKYLDDLRRTARAKACRFFGIDAELGGEQGKGIGWLWAGLKELGVEREGKHGSSSIGEKAKSSLMKGLKKEWTERREDKKIEKGLDWGADAGRLEERRVIEMLEGKWVRQNDTIMTQPIPPIGPLLAQMPTGREIHTVKPFQPPLLEPNVLEAMRAPPDRSDEYGNYPSSDEETAVDSSMAGAFPGTPGEYRTGTPNYY from the exons ATGCCTtaccccttcaccctccccaccacctcctccttctccttctcctcctccttcacctgcgaatcccacccctccctccccctcaacgcCAGCACCCACCGCGGTGTGGTCCGCGACACCCTCAAAAAGTTCAAACGCTTGCCCCCCATTCCCAAtccccgccctctcctccctcatctcctccctccactcCTACCTCCCCTACCTCTTCGCCCTCGACGCTGgcctcaccccccacccctcccaccaccaccccgaagAAATAACCGTAACGCTCCTCACCGCCCCCAAATCCAATGGCGaccaaccctctcctccctccccccatccccggccGTGAGCCCCCCGCCTGAaaatcacctccctcgaATACGACCTCTTCTttaccctcaccaccctcgccgcagccctcaccctccaatcccgcctccacctccaccccctctacctaaccaccaccgcccccgtcGGAACCACCCAGCGCCAaaccgccatctcctccgctACCAAATCCCTCCTCGACGCAGCCTCCATATACGACTACCTATCCACCCGCTCCGAATCTctttcctcgcctccccgtCGAACGACATatccccccccaccatccgcgCGCTTCGATCCCTAGCCCTAGCTGAAGCAACACTGCTAGCCGTCCTAAAAGACGACCCTTACCCTGCCATCGTCCTCCAGCAGCGCAACGAGAATGACACGGAGTGGATGTACAAATCCCCCGACATTCCCAAAGTCCGCGCCCACCTCTTTGCTCGGCTCtgtcttgctgctgcggaGCACGCCAGCCAGGCTTATGCGCTGGTGAACAGCCACAAGATCAATGCTGATTTTATCAAATACCTTGATGACCTGAGGCGGACGGCCAGGGCGAAAGCCTGTCGGTTTTTCGGGATTGATGCTGAGCTGGGAGGGGAGCAGGGGAAAGGGATAGGGTGGCTGTGGGCTgggttgaaggagttggGTGTGGAGCGGGAAGGGAAACATGGCTCCTCTAGTATTGGGGAGAAGGCAAAGTCGTCGTTGATGAAGGGGCTCAAAAAGGAGTGGACTGAAAGGAGGGAGGATAAAAAGATTGAAAAGGGGCTGGATTGGGGCGCGGATGCGGGGAGGTTAGAGGAAAGAAGGGTGATtgagatgttggaggggaagTGGGTGAGGCAGAATGATACG ATCATGACACAACCCATCCCACCCATCGGCCCACTGTTGGCGCAAATGCCTACTGGTCGAGAAATCCATACTGTCAAGCCCTTCCAGCCACCACTGCTTGAACCAAACGTTTTGGAGGCGATGAGAGCGCCCCCAGACAGGTCAGATGAATATGGGAACTACCCCAGTTCAGACGAGGAAACAGCTGTAGATTCCTCCATGGCGGGCGCCTTCCCCGGCACACCAGGGGAATACAGGACAGGAACACCAAATTATTACTAG